The following nucleotide sequence is from Lysobacterales bacterium.
GCTGATGAAGATCGAGGGATAGCCCTTGCTGTCCTTCAGCATCACGTTGTAGCGCGGGTTCAGCGACTTGATCAGCTCGTTTTCGAGGATCAGCGCCTCGGACTCGGTGCGCACCACGGTCACTTCGATCGCTGCGATCTGCGCCACCATCGCCGCGATCCGCGGTTCCAGCTGCGGTCGCGCGAAATAGCTGCCGACACGCTTCTTCAGGCTCTTGGCCTTGCCGACATACAGCAAGGCACCGCCGGCATCGAGCATCCGGTAGACCCCCGGCGCGGCGGTCAGCTCGCGCGCAAAGGCGCGGCCGTCGAAGCCCGACTGCGCCAGCGTCATCGATTCACTCGCCGATCGGCAAACGCGTCACCTGACCGTTGCTGGTGTCGATGCGCACGACTTCGTGGGCAGCCGTATTGGCCACGAACAGCTTGCCGGGCAGACTGGCGATGCCGGACGGCTGGTGGAACTTGTAGGCCAGATTGATCGACTTCACGCCGCCACCGCGCAACGACACCCGCCTTGAGCTTGTCGTTGTAGGTATCGACCAGCCACAGGATCTGGCCATTGGCATCGGCCGCGATGTCCATCGGATATTGCAGGCGGACCTGGGCCGGTGCCCCATCGACATCGCCGAATTCGTAGAGGCCGGCGCCAACCAGAGTCTGGACGCGACCATCGCTGCGCACGGCCCGGATCGCCGAACCATCGGCATCGACGACGTACAACACCTGGTTCACGTAGGCGAGCCCGGTCGGCTTGGCAAAGGTCGCGAACATGCCGTCGCCGTCATCGCGACCGATCTTGCCGGTGCCGCTATAGAGATTCAGGCGCTTGCGGTTCAAGTCCAGCGCCCAGATCTGGTGCTGGCCGGCCATTGCGATCAACAGCTTTTCGCCGGCCGCGACCAGATCCCAAGGCGAATTCAAGGCGACCTGGCGCGGCTCGTTGTATTCCTGGGTCGCGGGATGGCCATGGACACCGGTCCCGGCCACGGTATCCACTTCACCGGTGATCATGTGCACGCGCCGCACACAATGGTTGCCGCGGTCGGCGACGTACAGCATGTCCTTGATCAGGGCCATGCCTTGCGGATCGTTGAATGCAGAGTCACCGAACTTGCCGTCCAGATAGCCGGTGGTACCGGTCCCGATCTGGCGGATGACGCGGCCATCGTGATTGCATTCGAGGATCCGGTTGTGCCCGGAATCGGCGACGAACAGGGCCGATTCCGTCAGCAACAACTTGCTCGGGAAATTGAGCGCGGTGCGCGGCTCCGGGCGGCTCACCGGCTGCATCGGTTCGTAGAAGCGGATGTCCCGGTTCGCGGCGTCGTCGAGCAGGCTGCTGACCAGGGACTCGAGTTGTGGTCGATGCCCCTCGCCGGCCACGATGCCGGCAACGCGACCCTCAGCATCGAGCACGGCCACCGAAGGCCAGGCCTGGATGCCGAATTGTCGCCACGCCACCCAGTCGGCGTCGTTCGCGACCGGATGACGGATGTACAAGCGGTTCACCGCCTTGAGCACGTTCGCCGCCTGCCGCTCGTGGTCGTATTTCGGCGTGTGGATGCCGATCACGCTCAGGCCATCGTGATGCTTGGCTTCGACCGCACGCAGTTCCTGCAGCATGTGCAGGGAATTCACGTTCGCGGCGTTGAAGAAATGCAGCAAGACCACGCGCCCGCGCAACTTGTCGAGCGCGGGCGCCTGCTGCACGTTCAGCCATTGCAGGGTCGGCGGCAGCTCGGGGGCGATCGGGTTGGCGGCCATGGGCTACTCCGGGAACGTCAGATCGGATTATGCAGGTGCTGGAGCTGTTTGGTCAGTCCCGCGACGCCTTCACGGATCAAGGCAAAGCTGCGTTCGAAGTCGGCGCGGCCGCCGGTGTAGGGATCGGGCACTTCGCCCTGGACCTGACCCGCAAACGACATCAGCAGGCGCACCCGGCCCCAGGCATGGGCCGGCGCAAACTGGCGCAAGTCGGCGATGTTGCGACGGTCCATGGCAATGACCAGCTCCGCGCCATCGATGTCGGCGCGGGTCACTTGGCGGGCACGATGCGCGCCGAGGTCCAGTCCGAAATCGGCAGCCAGGGCGATCGAACGGGCATCGGCCGGGCGACCGGCATGGAAGTCGAGCGTGCCGGCCGAGTCGATCCGCACCCGCTGCGCCAGACCCGCTTCCGCAAAGGCGCGTTCGGCTTCGATCGCCGCCAAGGGCGATCGGCAGATGTTTCCCATGCAGACAAATAGTATTTTAATCATCAAGTTGAATAGATAATTTAATGTTCTTTCTCTTGCCGGAGCAAGGCTTCGACCCGGGCCAGGTCAGCCTCGGTATCGACGCCTGCCGGGAACGCCTCCGGCGCCAGCGCGACCGCGATGCGCTCGCCGGCTTCCAGCACGCGCAGTTGCTCCAGCGACTCGATCCGCTCGAGCACGCCGGTCGGCATCGCGACATAACGACGCAGGAAACCGGCCCGGTAACCGTAGATGCCGATATGCCGCAGGAAGACGACACCCACCGGCAAGCGAGCGCGCTCGACGGCAAAGGCATCGCGGGCCCAAGGCATCGGCGCGCGGCTGAAATACAGCGCATCGCCATTCGTGGCCCGTACCAGCTTCACGCAATTCGGCGAAAACAGCTCATCGACGTCGAGCACCGGTGTCGCCAGGGTCGCCATCGGCGCCGTGCTCGTTGCCAGGGTCTCGGCGACGGCGCGGATGCCGCTGACCGGCGCCAGCGGCTCATCCCCTTGCAGATTCACGACGATGTGCTGGTCCGGCCAGCGCAATTGCTGCGCGACTTCAGCCAGGCGGTCGGTCCCGGACGGGTGCTCGGCGCGGGTCATGCACACGATGGCACCGCTGCCCTGCACGGCTGCCGCGATGCGCGCATCGTCGGTCGCCACCACCACCTCGGCCGCCCCGGCGGCGAGCGCCCGGTCCACCACATGCGCGATCATCGGCCGCCCGTTCAACAATCGCAGCGGCTTGCCCGGCAGGCGACTGGCGCCAAAGCGGGCGGGAATGGCGACGGAGAACGCGATGGTCATGCAGGCGCCTTGAATGCGTGAAGTCGGCGATGGATCAGATCAGCGAATTCGGGCGGCAGTTCGACGTCGATCGGTACCCCCAGATGCGGCCGTCGGCGTGCGGCGCACATTTGCCGGCGTCCTTCTCGGTGATGAACACCGGCCGATCATCGTCGAACCGGAGTTCGCTGCCGTCGAAGGGGTGGTGGTCAGGATATGGATGCGCATCGACCGACAGACCGTGGCTGCGCAACAAGTCGAAGAATCGGCGCGGATTGCCGATGCCGGCGACGGCGTGCACGTGCTGCCCGGCAAACGCGGACAGCGGCTTGGCGTGGGCGAGGTCGCGCAGTGACAGCACGCGTTCGGCGCGCACTTGCATCGCATAGGCACCCTCGCGCTGACCGCCATTCATGACCACGGCATCGACCCGCTGCAACCGCTCGACCGGTTCGCGCAGTGGCCCGGCCGGCAACAGCCGGCCATTGCCGAAGCCGCGCTGACCGTCGATCAGTGCGATCTCGAAATCGCGGGCCAGCGACCAGTGCTGCAGGCCGTCGTCGCTGATCAGCACATCGACGCCGTCGCGCTCGATCAACAGGCGCGCCGCGACGGCACGGCGTCGACCGATCGCGACCGGGCAGCCGGTGGCATGCGCCAACCAGACGGGTTCGTCGCCGAATTCGGCGGGTTCGGCACCCGGCGGCAGTCGCTGCGCATTGCTGGCCGCGGCGCCGTAACCACGGGTGATGATCCCGGGCTGCCAGCCGCGCTGACGCAATTCATTGGCCAGCCAAGCCACCAGCGGCGTCTTGCCGGTGCCGCCAGCCGTGAGATTGCCGACGATGATGACCGGAACGGCCAGGCGAGTGGATCGACGCACTCCGAGCGAATAGGCCCAGCGCCGCAGCCCGAAGACAGTGCGATACAGCCGCTCGCCGAATTCAGCCCACCAAGGCACCGCCACGCCCTCGTACCAGATGCCATTCAGGCGCGCCTCGACGCGCGCACGCAGGCTCATCCCGCGTCCTCGCTGTCGCGGAATTGCAGGCGATGCAGACGCGCGTAGGCGCCGTCGCGGGCGATCAGTTCGGTGTGCGTACCGGCCTCCTGCACGCGTCCGCCATCCAGCACGATCACCTGGTCGGCATGCTCGATGGTCGACAGGCGGTGCGCGATGACGATGGCGGTGCGTTCGGCGAGGATGCGGTCGAGCGCTTCCTGGATCAGGCGCTCGCTTTCCGAATCCAGCGCCGAGGTGGCTTCGTCGAGGATCAGGATCGGCGCGTTCTTCAGGATCGCGCGGGCGATCGCGATGCGCTGGCGCTGGCCGCCGGACAGCAGCACGCCGCGGTCACCGATGCGGGTGTCGAAGCCGTCCGGCAGCGTGTCGATGAATTCGAGCGCGTTCGCGGCACGAGCGGCGGCGATGATGTCGTCGCGGCTGGCGCCGGCGAGTGCACCGAACGCGATGTTCGCGGCAATGCTGTCGTCGAACAGCACGACATTCTGGCTGACCACGGCGATCTGGCGGCGCAATTCATCCAGCCGGTAATCGGCCAATGCGACGCCATCGAGCAGGATCCGTCCGGACTGTGCTTCGTAGAATCGCGGCAGCAATTTCGCCAGGGTGCTCTTGCCGCTGCCGGACCGGCCGACGATGGCCGTGGTGGTGCCGGGCGCGACGCGAAAACTGACGCCGTCCAGCGCACGCCCCTTGCCGCCGGCATATTCGAACGTGACCTGATCGAACACCAGCTCGCCGCGCGCGCGCGCGATGCGGTGCGTCCCGCGATCGACTTCGGCCTCGGCGTCAAGCACGGCGAACACTGACTCGGCGGCCGCAATGCCGCGCTGGATCATGCTTTGCACGTTGGTGATCTTCTTCAACGACGGCAGCATCGCCATCATCGCGCTGATCAGGGCCATGAAGCTGCCGGCGGTCATGCCGTCGCGCACGGCCTCGCGACTCGCGACAAAGACGATCGCGGCCAATGCGCAGGCCGCGAGCAACTGCACCAGCGACGAACTCATGGCCTGGGTCGCAATGACCTTCAGGTTCAGGCGGTAATTGCGCTGCGCCAGTTCGGCGATGCGGGCGCGCTCGACCGGTTGCGCGCCATAGATCTTGATCGCCTCCTGCCCCGCCAAGGCCTGTTCGGCACGATGCGAGAACTGGGCGAAGGCGTCCTGGAGTGTCGTGTTGATGCGCCGGTAGCGCTTGCCGACGGTGGCGACGATCAGCGCGATCAGGGGCACCATGAAGAACATCGTCACTGTCAGCTTGACGCTGTTGTGCAGCATCACGCCGAGCAGGAACAGGATCGTCAGGGCATCGGTCAGCACGATCTTCACCGCTTCGGCGGCGGCGTAGGCGAGCTGCTCGGTGTTGTAGGTCAGACGCGAAATCTGCGCGGCCGGCGCCTCGCGGTCGAACCAGCTGGACGGCATCCGCAGCGACTTCTCGATCAGGTGATCGCGCATGTCGCGGACCACGCCGCGGCCGATACGGGCCATCGCGACATCGGCGGTGAAAGTCGCAAGGCCGCGGACGAGGAAGATCGCGACGATCACGCCCGGCAGCCAGCGCACCACCTTCAGATCGTGGTTCACGAAGGTGCCGTCGATCAACGGCTGCATCAGCCAGGTGAATGCCCCCGCCGCAGCCGCTTCGAACAGCATGCCGATCAACGCGATCAGCGCGATCGGCCAGTACGCCTTCGAGAAACCGAGCAGCCGGCGATACAGCGCCGCGGTGCTCAGACGCGCAGGCGGGATGGCGGGGTCCATGGCTTACTTGGCTTCGGCTTTCGCGGGCACGGTCGCGATCGACAGGCGCGCGAAACCGAGTTGCCCGAGCGCATCCATCGCGGTGACCACGGCCTGATGCGGCGTGCGGCCATCGGCCCGGAGCGTGACCGGGCGTTCACGGTCTTCACCGGCCTCCTGAACGATCGCGTCCTTCAGCGTCGCCAGGCTCGGATTGATCACCTCGTTGGCCCCGATGAAGAAGCGCCCCTCGCGGTCGACCAGGATCTCCAGGGCCTTTTGCGCGGCGGTGGTTTCCTTGCTGCCGGCTTCGGGCAGCGCGACCTTCATCAGCGAACGATGCTCGAAGGTCGCGGTCATCACGAAGAACATCAGCAGCGTCAGCATCACGTCGATCAGCGAGATCACGTTGATCTCGAACTCGTCGTTGGCCGATGCGGAACGCGCGATCCTCACTTCGCG
It contains:
- a CDS encoding low molecular weight phosphotyrosine protein phosphatase, translated to MAAIEAERAFAEAGLAQRVRIDSAGTLDFHAGRPADARSIALAADFGLDLGAHRARQVTRADIDGAELVIAMDRRNIADLRQFAPAHAWGRVRLLMSFAGQVQGEVPDPYTGGRADFERSFALIREGVAGLTKQLQHLHNPI
- the kdsB gene encoding 3-deoxy-manno-octulosonate cytidylyltransferase; this encodes MTIAFSVAIPARFGASRLPGKPLRLLNGRPMIAHVVDRALAAGAAEVVVATDDARIAAAVQGSGAIVCMTRAEHPSGTDRLAEVAQQLRWPDQHIVVNLQGDEPLAPVSGIRAVAETLATSTAPMATLATPVLDVDELFSPNCVKLVRATNGDALYFSRAPMPWARDAFAVERARLPVGVVFLRHIGIYGYRAGFLRRYVAMPTGVLERIESLEQLRVLEAGERIAVALAPEAFPAGVDTEADLARVEALLRQEKEH
- a CDS encoding tetraacyldisaccharide 4'-kinase; this encodes MSLRARVEARLNGIWYEGVAVPWWAEFGERLYRTVFGLRRWAYSLGVRRSTRLAVPVIIVGNLTAGGTGKTPLVAWLANELRQRGWQPGIITRGYGAAASNAQRLPPGAEPAEFGDEPVWLAHATGCPVAIGRRRAVAARLLIERDGVDVLISDDGLQHWSLARDFEIALIDGQRGFGNGRLLPAGPLREPVERLQRVDAVVMNGGQREGAYAMQVRAERVLSLRDLAHAKPLSAFAGQHVHAVAGIGNPRRFFDLLRSHGLSVDAHPYPDHHPFDGSELRFDDDRPVFITEKDAGKCAPHADGRIWGYRSTSNCRPNSLI
- the msbA gene encoding lipid A export permease/ATP-binding protein MsbA; translated protein: MDPAIPPARLSTAALYRRLLGFSKAYWPIALIALIGMLFEAAAAGAFTWLMQPLIDGTFVNHDLKVVRWLPGVIVAIFLVRGLATFTADVAMARIGRGVVRDMRDHLIEKSLRMPSSWFDREAPAAQISRLTYNTEQLAYAAAEAVKIVLTDALTILFLLGVMLHNSVKLTVTMFFMVPLIALIVATVGKRYRRINTTLQDAFAQFSHRAEQALAGQEAIKIYGAQPVERARIAELAQRNYRLNLKVIATQAMSSSLVQLLAACALAAIVFVASREAVRDGMTAGSFMALISAMMAMLPSLKKITNVQSMIQRGIAAAESVFAVLDAEAEVDRGTHRIARARGELVFDQVTFEYAGGKGRALDGVSFRVAPGTTTAIVGRSGSGKSTLAKLLPRFYEAQSGRILLDGVALADYRLDELRRQIAVVSQNVVLFDDSIAANIAFGALAGASRDDIIAAARAANALEFIDTLPDGFDTRIGDRGVLLSGGQRQRIAIARAILKNAPILILDEATSALDSESERLIQEALDRILAERTAIVIAHRLSTIEHADQVIVLDGGRVQEAGTHTELIARDGAYARLHRLQFRDSEDAG
- a CDS encoding biopolymer transporter ExbD, with product MARSASANDEFEINVISLIDVMLTLLMFFVMTATFEHRSLMKVALPEAGSKETTAAQKALEILVDREGRFFIGANEVINPSLATLKDAIVQEAGEDRERPVTLRADGRTPHQAVVTAMDALGQLGFARLSIATVPAKAEAK